One part of the Acetoanaerobium sticklandii genome encodes these proteins:
- the era gene encoding GTPase Era produces MMKNNSSKKNFKSGFVSIIGRPNVGKSTLMNSLVGEKIAIMSDKPQTTRNQIRAIYNDDEMQIVFMDTPGIQKPQNRLGDYMLKVSHSSMRDTDVILFVVDDSKSIGKKDSDIIETLKTNKSKKILAINKIDKLSKEELMDLINMYSKIGIFDEIVPVSALKGTNNNTLIKVLAKYMEAGPLYFPVDMITDQPEKVLVSEIIREKLLMYTDQEIPHGIAVDIEAMKKRKDKDIIDISAVIYCERESHKKIIIGSQGRKIKGIGKAAREELEMILGSKIFLELWVKVKENWRDRENYIRSFGYEDK; encoded by the coding sequence TAGGGAAATCTACATTGATGAACTCTCTAGTCGGAGAAAAAATTGCTATCATGAGCGATAAACCTCAAACTACTAGAAATCAAATCAGGGCTATTTATAACGATGATGAAATGCAGATAGTATTTATGGATACACCAGGAATCCAAAAGCCACAAAACAGACTAGGCGATTATATGCTCAAGGTCTCACATTCATCTATGAGAGATACTGATGTAATCTTATTTGTAGTAGATGATTCAAAATCTATAGGCAAAAAAGATTCAGATATAATTGAAACCTTAAAAACAAACAAATCGAAAAAAATACTAGCTATAAATAAGATAGATAAGCTTTCAAAGGAAGAGCTGATGGATCTTATCAACATGTATTCAAAAATTGGCATATTTGATGAGATAGTACCAGTGTCTGCGCTTAAAGGAACTAATAACAACACTCTGATAAAAGTGCTTGCAAAGTATATGGAAGCTGGACCTCTTTATTTTCCAGTAGATATGATTACTGACCAGCCTGAGAAGGTTCTAGTTTCAGAAATAATAAGAGAAAAGCTGCTTATGTATACTGACCAAGAGATTCCTCATGGAATAGCAGTTGATATAGAAGCTATGAAAAAGCGTAAGGATAAAGATATAATTGATATTTCCGCTGTGATTTACTGCGAAAGAGAATCTCATAAGAAAATAATAATTGGAAGTCAGGGAAGAAAAATTAAAGGAATAGGTAAGGCTGCAAGAGAAGAACTAGAGATGATTCTTGGAAGCAAAATATTTCTAGAGCTTTGGGTAAAAGTTAAAGAAAACTGGAGAGATAGAGAAAACTATATTCGCTCATTTGGATACGAAGATAAGTAG